The DNA region CGCACCACCGAGTCGGTGCTGCTCATGGCCACCGTGCGCACCAGGTTGCGCCCGATGTGCTGCTGCACCTCGAGCGTCACCTTGATGTGCGTGCCGTCGGGGAGCACCTCGTCGATGCGGAGCGCGTTGTACAGCTCGGGGAGGTGATCCGCCTCGAACTCGACGTCGAGCACTGGGCCGATGACCTGCACCACCTTGCCGGTCACCGCCGCGGGAGTTGCTGTTGCTGCCATATGGAGTTCCGTCTCGGGGTTGTGTAATCGGTGATCGTGGTGCTGCCCTAGCGTGCCGACCTACGGATTTCCGCGCACAATGACGTCGACGAATTTTCGGTCAGGCCAAGGCGCGAACCGGAGCGATACCCATTGGTATCGCGAGGATTCGCAACGCCGGCATGGCCGAAAAGGCGTGACGTCATGCGTGGAAATCCGTTGGGCGTCACGCTTAGCCTTGCAGTGCTGCGGCGCCGCCCACGATCTCGGCGATTTCCTGCGTGATCTGCGCCTGGCGCGCCCGGTTGTACGTGCGGCGCAGGGTGCTGAGCATGTCGGTGGCGTTGTCGGTCGCGTTCTTCATCGCCGTCCGGCGCGCGCCCTGCTCCGCGGCCACCGTCTCCACCAGCGCGCGGTACACGGAGTTGCTGACGTAGGCCGGCAGCAGCTCGGTCAGGATCGCCTCGGCCGACGGCGACAGCAGGTAGTCGCGCTTCAGCGACCCGCCCGAAGGCGGCTTCACCGGCAGCACCTGCGTCGTCTGCGGCGGCGTGGAGATGGCCGAGTTGAACTGCGAGCTGGTCACGAACACTGCGTCCAGGTCACCGCTGATGAAGCGCGCCATCAGCGTGTCCACCAGCGACGACGCATCGGCCGCCGTCGGCCGGTCGCTGATGTCGGTGCGCTGCTCCGCCATCGCCCGGTTCACGTACTTGAAGTAGCCGATGCCCTTCTTGCCGACCACGTGCAGCTCGACCTCGATGCCGCGCTGCTCCAGCGCGGCCAGCTGGGCCCGCGCCTCCTTCACCAGGTTGGCGTTGAAGCCGCCGCACAGGCCGCGGTTCGACGTCAGGATGATGTGGGCGACGCGGCGCATCTGCACCGGCTGGCGCAGCAGCGGGAACTGCTCGGCCAGCTCGTCCGAGTAGAGGTCCCCGATCACCTCCGCCAGCGCCGACGCGTACGGACGGGCGGCCGCGACACGGTCCACGGCCCGCTTCATCTTCGACGTCGCCACCATCTCCATGGTGCGCGTGATCTTCTTCGTGTTCTCGACGGACTTGATCCGTCCCTTGAGCTCGCGACCCTTGGCCATGGTGCGTCAGGCGTCCGTGTGGCGCGGAATCAGCGGGCGGCGGCGGGCGCCGCCACCTTCTTGTACAGCGCGATCGCCTCGCGCAGCGCAGCCTCGTTCGGCTTCGTCAGCGCCTTCTCGGTCGCGATCGACTCGCCGATCGCCGGGTGACTGGCCGCCATGTAGGCATGGAAGCCGGTCTCCCACTCGCGCACGTGTGCCGGGTTCACGTCGTCCATCAGGCCGTTCGTCACGGCGTAGATGATCATCACCTGCTCCTCGACCAGCATCGGCGCGTACTGCGGCTGCTTCAGCACCTCCACCGTCAGCTTGCCGCGGTCGAGCTGGCGCTTGGTGGCGGCGTCGAGGTCGGAGGCAAAGCTCGAGAAGGCCTCCAGCTCACGGTACTGTGCCAGGTCGAGGCGCAGGCGGCCGGCGACACCCTTCATCGCCTTCGTCTGGGCCGAGCCACCCACGCGCGACACCGAGATGCCGACGTTCACGGCCGGCCGCACGCCGGAGTAGAACAGGTCGCCCTCGAGGAAGATCTGCCCGTCGGTGATCGAGATCACGTTGGTCGGGATGTACGCCGACACGTCGCCGGCCTGCGTCTCGATGATCGGCAGCGCGGTGAGCGAGCCACCCGCCTTGAAGATCGTCTTGCCGTCGACAACGTCGGCATCCTCGCGCAGCTTGGCCGCGCGTTCGAGAAGCCGCGAATGGAGGTAGAAGACGTCGCCGGGGAACGCCTCGCGACCCGGCGGGCGGCGGAGCACCAGCGAGAGCTGGCGGTACGCTGCAGCCTGCTTCGACAGGTCGTCGTACACGCAGAGCGCGTGGCGGCCCGTGTCGCGGAAGTACTCACCAATCGTGCACGCCGAATACGGACTGATGTAGAGCAGCGGCGCCGGATCGGACGCGCCGGCTGCGACCACGATGGTGTATTCCATCGCGCCGGCATCCTCGAGCGTCTTGACCACCTGAGCGACAGTGGACTGCTTCTGGCCAATGGCGTTGTAGATGCAGATGACGCCAAGCCCCTTCTGATTGATGATGGCGTCGACAGCAACGGCGGTCTTGCCGGTCTGACGGTCGCCGATGATGAGCTCGCGCTGTCCGCGGCCGATGGGCACCATCCCGTCGATGGCTTTCAGCCCGGTCTGCATCGGTTCCTTGACCGGCGACCGGTCCACGACGCAGGAGCCAGACGCTCGATGGGCATGAAGCTCTTGGTCGCAATCGGTCCCTTGCCGTCAATGGGCTGGCCCAGCGCATTGACGACACGACCGACGAG from Gemmatimonadaceae bacterium includes:
- the atpG gene encoding ATP synthase F1 subunit gamma translates to MAKGRELKGRIKSVENTKKITRTMEMVATSKMKRAVDRVAAARPYASALAEVIGDLYSDELAEQFPLLRQPVQMRRVAHIILTSNRGLCGGFNANLVKEARAQLAALEQRGIEVELHVVGKKGIGYFKYVNRAMAEQRTDISDRPTAADASSLVDTLMARFISGDLDAVFVTSSQFNSAISTPPQTTQVLPVKPPSGGSLKRDYLLSPSAEAILTELLPAYVSNSVYRALVETVAAEQGARRTAMKNATDNATDMLSTLRRTYNRARQAQITQEIAEIVGGAAALQG